In Pseudonocardia sp. DSM 110487, the sequence AGGATCTTTGCAGCGTCGTCACGGGCGTCTGCCCCGAAGCAGCCGCCGCCGTCGTAAAGAGGTGATCGACGCCGAGGAGCGGCTGCGGCTGTTGCTGGCCTACGCGCGCGAGTTCGTCGCGCCCCGCCGCCCCTGCAGGTTATCGGCAGGTTGCCGCGCGGTCCCGAAGAGGTGCGTGAGTTCACCCCTCCAGCGGGGAGGTGGACGACGTCCCTGCCGGAGGGGCGAACGCGGTGCGGAAGCGTTCGAGGGCCCGGGTCGGGTCGCCCGACGCCCAACCTTCGAGCCCGACCACACCCGCGTAGCCGAGGCGGTCCAGGGTTGCGGCGATCGCGGGGTAGTGGATCTCGCCGGTGCCGGGTTCGCAGCGGCCGGGAACGTCGGCGACCTGGATCTCCCCGACGACCGGCAGCGCGCGCTCGACGAGCTGCACGAGGTTTCCCTCGCCGATCTGGGCGTGGTAGAGGTCGAGGTTGAGCCGCAGGTGCGGGCTGTCGACGGCCTCGACGAGCGCGAGCGCGTCGGCGGCACCGGCGAACGGCACGCCGGGGTGGTCGACCGTGGTGTTGAGGTTCTCGAGGGTGAACACGCGCCCGGCGCGTTCCCCGAGCTCGGCGAGGCGGGTCAGCGTCCGCGCGGCGGTCAGCCACATCTGCGGCGTGACGACCTGCGAGGCCGCCACGGGCAGGCCGCGGTCGTCGAGGCCGGTTCCGTGCACGTTGAGGCGTGGACAGTCGAGCTCGTCGGCGACCCGGAGCGACTCCTCCGCCGTGCGCAGCAGCTCCTCGGCTCCGTCGGGATCGGCGAGGGTGCCCCGGACGTAGCCGGTCATCGAGGAGAACGTCGCCCCGGTCCCGGCGAGCGCGGCGACGTCCTTCGCCGTCCAGTCCCAGATCTCGACCTCGAACCCGAGATCGGCGATGCGGCGCACCCGCTCCTCGAACGGCAGGTCGAGGAACAGCATCTCCGCGGACGCCGCGAGGCGGAATCCGCTCACTTCCCGACCTCCTCGATCCGGACCGGGCGTCCCGCGCGCACCGACTGGGCCGCGGCCAGCGCGATCGCCAGCGCCGCACGCGCGTCCTCCCCGCCCACCGGCGCCGGTGTCCCGTCGCGGACGGCGTCGACGAACGCGGCGAGCTCTGCGACGTAGGCGCCCGCGAGGAGCTCCTGGTCGCTGCGGGCGGTCTCCACGATCCGGCCTTCTGCACCGGAGAAGACCGTCCCGGAGCGGCGCCCGTCGCCCATGGTGGCCATGCCGC encodes:
- a CDS encoding TIM barrel protein yields the protein MSGFRLAASAEMLFLDLPFEERVRRIADLGFEVEIWDWTAKDVAALAGTGATFSSMTGYVRGTLADPDGAEELLRTAEESLRVADELDCPRLNVHGTGLDDRGLPVAASQVVTPQMWLTAARTLTRLAELGERAGRVFTLENLNTTVDHPGVPFAGAADALALVEAVDSPHLRLNLDLYHAQIGEGNLVQLVERALPVVGEIQVADVPGRCEPGTGEIHYPAIAATLDRLGYAGVVGLEGWASGDPTRALERFRTAFAPPAGTSSTSPLEG